One Glycine soja cultivar W05 chromosome 2, ASM419377v2, whole genome shotgun sequence genomic region harbors:
- the LOC114403479 gene encoding phytochromobilin:ferredoxin oxidoreductase, chloroplastic-like isoform X3 has product MGFRISGSSSSSCFCLQRTLLPPLTAIATSTRGFKRRSNCIPSCSVSYRKFVEFALDETTLHTHLIPSPLQEKYNFMNSKDGKGTLSMLSFEGAKIRLLRSLIIETETMQVLDFTVFPKAEYDIPIFCANFFTSAKTNIVVLDLNPLHDIINQHEYKEKYFKSLIPLGLKYAELFPWGGKLTSESINFFSPIVIWTKFTSNPEKYDILYSAFREYYKVWLKLICKADKETDESQIFHNLEAQHRYLTWRVEKDPGQGVLKKLIGDTLAKDMLRSFLFNGVDELGNKTFNDYFPRYCCQEGTLNKKGNVIGKSFENRPWNARGEFIGE; this is encoded by the exons ATGGGTTTTAGAATTAGCGGTTCCTCCTCTTCATCATGCTTTTGTTTGCAACGTACGCTTCTTCCTCCGTTAACAGCAATAGCCACTTCCACTCGTGGCTTCAAGAGGAGGAGTAATTGCATACCGAGTTGTTCAGTATCTTATCGCAAGTTTGTTGAGTTTGCTTTGGATGAAACCACACTCCACACTCACTTGATCCCTTCGCCTTTACAG GAAAAGTACAATTTCATGAATTCCAAGGATGGTAAAGGAACTCTTAGTATGCTATCATTTGAAGGTGCCAAAATTAGGCTTCTACGAAGTTTGATCATTGAGACAGAAACAATGcag GTTTTGGATTTTACTGTCTTTCCAAAAGCAGAATATGACATACCCATATTTTGTGCTAACTTTTTCACCTCTGCTAAAACAAACATTGTTGTGTT GGACCTTAACCCCTTGCATGATATCATCAATCAGCATGAGTACAAGGAGAAGTACTTTAAAAGCTTAATTCCTCTCGGCCTTAAATATGCTGAG CTTTTTCCATGGGGAGGGAAGCTCACAAGTGAgtccataaattttttttcaccaaTTGTCATCTGGACAAAGTTTACCTCAAACCCAGAAAAATATGATATTCTGTATTCCGCATTTAGGGAATATTACAAG GTATGGTTGAAATTGATATGCAAAGCAGATAAAGAGACAGATGAATCTCAGATTTTCCACAACCTCGAAGCACAACATAGATATCTAACATGGAGAGTTGAAAAG GATCCAGGACAAGGTGTTTTGAAGAAGCTGATTGGTGACACACTTGCCAAG GATATGCTGAGAAGCTTTCTCTTTAATGGAGTTGATGAACTAGGAAACAAAACATTCAATGATTATTTTCCACGCTACTGCTGTCAAGAGGGAACTCTAAATAAAAAAGGCAATGTTATTGGGAAGTCCTTTGAAAATCGCCCATGGAATGCTAGAGGAGAATTTATTG GTGAATGA
- the LOC114403463 gene encoding glucose-1-phosphate adenylyltransferase small subunit 2, chloroplastic-like, whose translation MASMAAIGSLNVPCSASSRSSNVGRKSFPRSLSFSASQLCGDKIHTDSVSFAPKIGRNPVIVTPKAVSDSQNSQTCLDPDASRSVLGIILGGGAGTRLYPLTKKRAKPAVPLGANYRLIDIPVSNCLNSNVSKIYVLTQFNSASLNRHLSRAYASNMGGYKNEGFVEVLAAQQSPENPNWFQGTADAVRQYLWLFEEHNVLEFLVLAGDHLYRMDYEKFIQAHRETDADITVAALPMDEKRATAFGLMKIDEEGRIIEFAEKPKGEQLKAMKVDTTILGLDDERAKELPYIASMGIYVVSKNVMLDLLREKFPGANDFGSEVIPGATSIGMRVQAYLYDGYWEDIGTIEAFYNANLGITKKPVPDFSFYDRSSPIYTQPRYLPPSKMLDADVTDSVIGEGCVIKNCKIHHSVVGLRSCISEGAIIEDTLLMGADYYETEADKRFLAAKGSVPIGIGRNSHIKRAIIDKNARIGENVKIINSDNVQEAARETDGYFIKSGIVTVIKDALIPSGTVI comes from the exons ATGGCATCCATGGCGGCTATAGGTTCTCTGAATGTTCCTTGTTCTGCTTCTTCGCGTTCATCGAATGTGGGAAGAAAAAGCTTTCCACGCAGCCTTTCATTCTCTGCATCACAACTTTGTGGAGACAAGATTCACACAGATTCAGTTTCATTCGCACCAAAAATCGGTCGCAATCCTGTAATTGTTACCCCTAAAGCAGTTTCTGATTCCCAAAACTCCCAAACCTGTCTTGATCCCGATGCTAGCAGA aGTGTGCTTGGCATTATACTTGGAGGTGGTGCTGGGACTCGTCTTTATCCACTGACCAAGAAGAGGGCAAAGCCAGCTGTTCCTCTTGGAGCTAACTATAGGCTAATTGACATTCCTGTTAGCAACTGCTTGAATAGCAACGTCTCCAAGATCTATGTTCTCACTCAATTCAATTCCGCCTCGTTAAACCGACACCTTTCTCGTGCTTATGCAAGCAACATGGGTGGCTACAAAAATGAGGGATTTGTTGAGGTTCTTGCTGCTCAGCAGAGTCCTGAGAATCCTAATTGGTTCCAG GGTACTGCAGATGCTGTCAGGCAGTATTTGTGGCTTTTTGAAGAGCACAATGTTTTGGAATTCTTGGTTCTGGCTGGTGACCATTTGTATCGAATGGATTACGAGAAATTTATCCAAGCGCATAGGGAAACTGATGCTGATATCACTGTGGCTGCATTGCCAATGGATGAAAAGCGTGCCACTGCATTTGGCCTGATGAAGATTGATGAAGAGGGGCGTATAATTGAATTCGCCGAAAAGCCAAAAGGAGAACAGTTGAAAGCTATGAAG GTTGATACTACAATTTTGGGTCTTGATGACGAGAGAGCAAAGGAATTGCCTTATATTGCTAGCATGGGTATATATGTTGTTAGCAAAAACGTGATGTTAGACCTGCTCCGTGAGAAGTTCCCTGGTGCAAATGACTTTGGGAGTGAAGTGATTCCTGGTGCTACTTCTATTGGAATGAGG GTGCAAGCTTACTTGTATGATGGCTACTGGGAAGACATTGGTACAATTGAGGCTTTCTATAATGCAAATCTGGGAATCACCAAAAAGCCTGTGCCTGACTTCAG TTTCTATGATCGTTCATCTCCAATCTACACCCAACCACGATATTTGCCTCCCTCTAAGATGCTTGATGCTGATGTCACTGATAGTGTTATTGGTGAAGGATGTGTGATTAAG AACTGCAAAATTCACCATTCTGTGGTTGGGCTGCGATCTTGCATATCAGAAGGTGCAATTATTGAAGACACGTTATTAATGGGGGCAGATTATTACGAG ACGGAGGCTGATAAGAGGTTTCTGGCTGCTAAAGGCAGTGTTCCAATTGGTATAGGCAGGAACTCTCATATCAAAAGGGCAATTATCGACAAGAATGCTCGAATTGGGGAAAATGTCAAG ATTATTAACAGTGACAATGTCCAAGAAGCTGCAAGGGAaacagatgggtatttcataaaAAGTGGGATTGTCACAGTAATCAAGGATGCTTTAATTCCTAGTGGAACAGTCATctaa
- the LOC114403479 gene encoding phytochromobilin:ferredoxin oxidoreductase, chloroplastic-like isoform X1, producing MGFRISGSSSSSCFCLQRTLLPPLTAIATSTRGFKRRSNCIPSCSVSYRKFVEFALDETTLHTHLIPSPLQEKYNFMNSKDGKGTLSMLSFEGAKIRLLRSLIIETETMQVLDFTVFPKAEYDIPIFCANFFTSAKTNIVVLDLNPLHDIINQHEYKEKYFKSLIPLGLKYAELFPWGGKLTSESINFFSPIVIWTKFTSNPEKYDILYSAFREYYKVWLKLICKADKETDESQIFHNLEAQHRYLTWRVEKDPGQGVLKKLIGDTLAKDMLRSFLFNGVDELGNKTFNDYFPRYCCQEGTLNKKGNVIGKSFENRPWNARGEFIGNRFSNWPV from the exons ATGGGTTTTAGAATTAGCGGTTCCTCCTCTTCATCATGCTTTTGTTTGCAACGTACGCTTCTTCCTCCGTTAACAGCAATAGCCACTTCCACTCGTGGCTTCAAGAGGAGGAGTAATTGCATACCGAGTTGTTCAGTATCTTATCGCAAGTTTGTTGAGTTTGCTTTGGATGAAACCACACTCCACACTCACTTGATCCCTTCGCCTTTACAG GAAAAGTACAATTTCATGAATTCCAAGGATGGTAAAGGAACTCTTAGTATGCTATCATTTGAAGGTGCCAAAATTAGGCTTCTACGAAGTTTGATCATTGAGACAGAAACAATGcag GTTTTGGATTTTACTGTCTTTCCAAAAGCAGAATATGACATACCCATATTTTGTGCTAACTTTTTCACCTCTGCTAAAACAAACATTGTTGTGTT GGACCTTAACCCCTTGCATGATATCATCAATCAGCATGAGTACAAGGAGAAGTACTTTAAAAGCTTAATTCCTCTCGGCCTTAAATATGCTGAG CTTTTTCCATGGGGAGGGAAGCTCACAAGTGAgtccataaattttttttcaccaaTTGTCATCTGGACAAAGTTTACCTCAAACCCAGAAAAATATGATATTCTGTATTCCGCATTTAGGGAATATTACAAG GTATGGTTGAAATTGATATGCAAAGCAGATAAAGAGACAGATGAATCTCAGATTTTCCACAACCTCGAAGCACAACATAGATATCTAACATGGAGAGTTGAAAAG GATCCAGGACAAGGTGTTTTGAAGAAGCTGATTGGTGACACACTTGCCAAG GATATGCTGAGAAGCTTTCTCTTTAATGGAGTTGATGAACTAGGAAACAAAACATTCAATGATTATTTTCCACGCTACTGCTGTCAAGAGGGAACTCTAAATAAAAAAGGCAATGTTATTGGGAAGTCCTTTGAAAATCGCCCATGGAATGCTAGAGGAGAATTTATTGGTAACAGATTTTCAAATTGGCCTGTCTAA
- the LOC114403479 gene encoding phytochromobilin:ferredoxin oxidoreductase, chloroplastic-like isoform X4, producing the protein MGFRISGSSSSSCFCLQRTLLPPLTAIATSTRGFKRRSNCIPSCSVSYRKFVEFALDETTLHTHLIPSPLQEKYNFMNSKDGKGTLSMLSFEGAKIRLLRSLIIETETMQVLDFTVFPKAEYDIPIFCANFFTSAKTNIVVLDLNPLHDIINQHEYKEKYFKSLIPLGLKYAEVWLKLICKADKETDESQIFHNLEAQHRYLTWRVEKDPGQGVLKKLIGDTLAKDMLRSFLFNGVDELGNKTFNDYFPRYCCQEGTLNKKGNVIGKSFENRPWNARGEFIGNRFSNWPV; encoded by the exons ATGGGTTTTAGAATTAGCGGTTCCTCCTCTTCATCATGCTTTTGTTTGCAACGTACGCTTCTTCCTCCGTTAACAGCAATAGCCACTTCCACTCGTGGCTTCAAGAGGAGGAGTAATTGCATACCGAGTTGTTCAGTATCTTATCGCAAGTTTGTTGAGTTTGCTTTGGATGAAACCACACTCCACACTCACTTGATCCCTTCGCCTTTACAG GAAAAGTACAATTTCATGAATTCCAAGGATGGTAAAGGAACTCTTAGTATGCTATCATTTGAAGGTGCCAAAATTAGGCTTCTACGAAGTTTGATCATTGAGACAGAAACAATGcag GTTTTGGATTTTACTGTCTTTCCAAAAGCAGAATATGACATACCCATATTTTGTGCTAACTTTTTCACCTCTGCTAAAACAAACATTGTTGTGTT GGACCTTAACCCCTTGCATGATATCATCAATCAGCATGAGTACAAGGAGAAGTACTTTAAAAGCTTAATTCCTCTCGGCCTTAAATATGCTGAG GTATGGTTGAAATTGATATGCAAAGCAGATAAAGAGACAGATGAATCTCAGATTTTCCACAACCTCGAAGCACAACATAGATATCTAACATGGAGAGTTGAAAAG GATCCAGGACAAGGTGTTTTGAAGAAGCTGATTGGTGACACACTTGCCAAG GATATGCTGAGAAGCTTTCTCTTTAATGGAGTTGATGAACTAGGAAACAAAACATTCAATGATTATTTTCCACGCTACTGCTGTCAAGAGGGAACTCTAAATAAAAAAGGCAATGTTATTGGGAAGTCCTTTGAAAATCGCCCATGGAATGCTAGAGGAGAATTTATTGGTAACAGATTTTCAAATTGGCCTGTCTAA
- the LOC114403479 gene encoding phytochromobilin:ferredoxin oxidoreductase, chloroplastic-like isoform X2: MGFRISGSSSSSCFCLQRTLLPPLTAIATSTRGFKRRSNCIPSCSVSYRKFVEFALDETTLHTHLIPSPLQEKYNFMNSKDGKGTLSMLSFEGAKIRLLRSLIIETETMQVLDFTVFPKAEYDIPIFCANFFTSAKTNIVVLDLNPLHDIINQHEYKEKYFKSLIPLGLKYAELFPWGGKLTSESINFFSPIVIWTKFTSNPEKYDILYSAFREYYKVWLKLICKADKETDESQIFHNLEAQHRYLTWRVEKDPGQGVLKKLIGDTLAKDMLRSFLFNGVDELGNKTFNDYFPRYCCQEGTLNKKGNVIGKSFENRPWNARGEFIEYFR, translated from the exons ATGGGTTTTAGAATTAGCGGTTCCTCCTCTTCATCATGCTTTTGTTTGCAACGTACGCTTCTTCCTCCGTTAACAGCAATAGCCACTTCCACTCGTGGCTTCAAGAGGAGGAGTAATTGCATACCGAGTTGTTCAGTATCTTATCGCAAGTTTGTTGAGTTTGCTTTGGATGAAACCACACTCCACACTCACTTGATCCCTTCGCCTTTACAG GAAAAGTACAATTTCATGAATTCCAAGGATGGTAAAGGAACTCTTAGTATGCTATCATTTGAAGGTGCCAAAATTAGGCTTCTACGAAGTTTGATCATTGAGACAGAAACAATGcag GTTTTGGATTTTACTGTCTTTCCAAAAGCAGAATATGACATACCCATATTTTGTGCTAACTTTTTCACCTCTGCTAAAACAAACATTGTTGTGTT GGACCTTAACCCCTTGCATGATATCATCAATCAGCATGAGTACAAGGAGAAGTACTTTAAAAGCTTAATTCCTCTCGGCCTTAAATATGCTGAG CTTTTTCCATGGGGAGGGAAGCTCACAAGTGAgtccataaattttttttcaccaaTTGTCATCTGGACAAAGTTTACCTCAAACCCAGAAAAATATGATATTCTGTATTCCGCATTTAGGGAATATTACAAG GTATGGTTGAAATTGATATGCAAAGCAGATAAAGAGACAGATGAATCTCAGATTTTCCACAACCTCGAAGCACAACATAGATATCTAACATGGAGAGTTGAAAAG GATCCAGGACAAGGTGTTTTGAAGAAGCTGATTGGTGACACACTTGCCAAG GATATGCTGAGAAGCTTTCTCTTTAATGGAGTTGATGAACTAGGAAACAAAACATTCAATGATTATTTTCCACGCTACTGCTGTCAAGAGGGAACTCTAAATAAAAAAGGCAATGTTATTGGGAAGTCCTTTGAAAATCGCCCATGGAATGCTAGAGGAGAATTTATTG AATATTTTAGGTGA
- the LOC114403472 gene encoding transcriptional regulator STERILE APETALA-like codes for MSSTSSSSSSSSSSSSSSSTSSSTPYDAVAPDIPGPSTRRTGGTGQFEASSSSQRQRAMNEVLPEPLLEALATQLALDAANYNGRLSAASALAILFQVCSTWREVSRSDLLWQRLTRRIWRRTYQLRATWQLEYMYWHRTARNFSTGRHRFFDPAVFDPSDHHHHLLCRCLALSDTHLACGFVDGSVRLFDLETRAHVTTFLSLHGHLFGPFSRSVSGIVIINSSITFARLDGDIYVDNVDGPGPIQARRAVEGDVVNNGVLVGFAGTGRWWVGLYAGIAGRAFQIWDARSEERVFVGGSLTDPETVMGWHMLTELVEAVGRVRVTEREYVVACTASRMVCFSFRNPEVLLRDVGSTMGFVVSSLDASQEAYVVLERNGVGTVRRASTYERLSRFRLNRLWVRGLWACMNLGYVLTYSPAPSPSPSLRVWDIEQAIGRLCVTLGVRAGYVNSLVANDRHVSISSNDNNINLLDFGVQDP; via the exons ATGtcttctacttcttcttcttcttcttcttcttcgtcgtcatcatcatcatcatctactTCTTCTTCAACTCCATATGACGCTGTTGCCCCTGATATCCCTGGCCCTAGTACGAGGAGAACCGGTGGTACTGGTCAATTTGAAGCTTCTTCCTCCTCTCAACGTCAACGTGCTATGAATGAGGTCTTGCCTGAACCTTTACTTGAAGCTTTGGCCACCCAACTTGCCCTTGATGCTGCCAACTACAATGGTCGTCTTTCTGCTGCTTCTGCCCTTGCCATTTTATTTCAG GTTTGTTCCACGTGGCGAGAGGTGTCGCGGTCGGATCTGCTGTGGCAGCGGCTCACGAGACGCATCTGGAGACGCACCTATCAACTGAGGGCCACGTGGCAGCTGGAGTACATGTATTGGCATCGGACGGCCAGGAACTTCTCGACAGGGAGACACAGGTTTTTCGACCCAGCAGTGTTCGACCCTTCGGATCATCACCACCATCTGCTCTGTCGCTGCCTCGCCCTCTCCGACACACACCTGGCGTGCGGCTTCGTCGACGGCTCCGTGCGTCTCTTCGACCTCGAAACCCGAGCCCACGTCACCACCTTCTTGTCTCTACACGGCCACCTCTTTGGGCCCTTCTCGCGCTCCGTCTCGGGCATCGTTATAATCAACTCCAGCATCACCTTCGCCAGGCTGGATGGGGATATTTACGTGGATAATGTGGACGGGCCTGGGCCCATTCAAGCTCGCCGGGCCGTGGAAGGTGACGTGGTCAACAACGGGGTGTTGGTTGGGTTCGCGGGAACGGGGCGGTGGTGGGTTGGCCTCTACGCGGGAATAGCGGGCCGGGCTTTTCAGATATGGGACGCGCGCAGTGAAGAGCGCGTGTTCGTTGGTGGGTCTTTGACGGATCCAGAAACGGTTATGGGGTGGCACATGCTGACGGAGCTAGTTGAAGCCGTGGGTCGCGTGCGCGTGACGGAGCGTGAGTATGTGGTGGCGTGCACGGCTTCGAGGATGGTTTGTTTCAGTTTTCGGAACCCGGAGGTGTTGTTGCGGGACGTGGGGTCCACGATGGGGTTCGTGGTGAGTTCGCTGGACGCGAGTCAGGAGGCCTATGTAGTGTTGGAGAGGAACGGCGTGGGAACGGTTCGGCGAGCGAGCACGTATGAGCGGTTGAGCCGGTTTCGGTTAAACCGGTTATGGGTTCGGGGGTTGTGGGCCTGCATGAACCTTGGCTACGTCTTAACCTATTCGCCTGCGCCTTCTCCTTCGCCTTCCTTGAGGGTTTGGGACATTGAGCAAGCCATAGGACGCTTGTGTGTCACTCTTGGGGTCAGAGCTGGATACGTTAATAGCTTGGTGGCAAATGACAGACACGTCTCTATCTCTTCCAATGACAATAACATTAACTTATTGGATTTTGGTGTACAGGATCCTTAG
- the LOC114403455 gene encoding protein GRAVITROPIC IN THE LIGHT 1-like: MTRKVSNFSDLIQRVTTSCFLHSFADDREEEYHSDSFGNKPQDEQGYYGEEKMVMGLKVISREEKKLKQMRALMEEVFEAVSAMKSAYVSLQEAHCTWDPQSLREADVAVVAQLKKLALLRDGFHGSVSTVEEDEGRRRRGGNAPYETVMKKEVKAKDLHKVKLGCVATLTSHENKARRPHPYTKRNLGCNSQMQEAGFVAAPSPEVLEATMAQVKEASKSFTSLLLSLMQDAKWDMAAAVRSIEAASDKYYNNPATSTTTVSTLHAKYALESYIFRKMFQGFDHESFYMDNNTLSSLLNPAQFRRDCFSQYHDMKSTDPSELLGVLPTCHFGKFCSNKYLSVVHPKMEESLFGDLVQHSLVSEGNHPRTRFYKEFLGVAKEVWLLHLLAFSFDPLPSKFEASGGAEFHPRYMETVVKFAGGRVPPGTVVGFSVSPGFKFRNGSVVKARVYLMARN; this comes from the exons ATGACCAGAAAGGTTTCGAATTTCTCCGATCTGATCCAAAGGGTCACCACCTCCTGCTTCCTCCACTCATTCGCCGACGATAGGGAGGAGGAATACCACAGCGACTCATTTGGAAACAAACCCCAAGACGAACAAGGTTATTACGGTGAAGAAAAGATGGTGATGGGTTTGAAGGTAATTTCAAGAgaggaaaagaaattgaagcagATGAGGGCGTTAATGGAGGAGGTGTTCGAAGCGGTATCGGCAATGAAGAGTGCGTACGTGAGCTTGCAGGAAGCACACTGCACGTGGGACCCACAGAGCTTGAGGGAGGCTGACGTGGCAGTGGTGGCGCAGCTGAAGAAGCTTGCTCTGTTGAGGGACGGGTTCCATGGGAGTGTGAGTACTGTTGAAGAAGATGAGGGTAGAAGAAGGAGAGGAGGGAATGCGCCCTACGAGACAGTGATGAAGAAGGAAGTGAAGGCCAAGGACTTGCACAAAGTGAAGCTTGGGTGTGTTGCTACCCTCACAAGTCATGAAAACAAAGCTCGGAGGCCTCACCCTTACACAAAGAGAAACCTTGGTTGCAATAGTCAAATGCAAG AGGCAGGGTTTGTAGCAGCACCATCCCCAGAAGTCTTGGAAGCAACAATGGCTCAAGTAAAGGAAGCATCAAAGTCCTTCACATCTCTACTCTTGTCGCTCATGCAGGATGCAAAATGGGACATGGCTGCCGCAGTTCGTTCCATCGAAGCAGCTTCTGACAAATACTATAATAATCCTGCCACCTCCACCACTACGGTCTCAACTCTTCACGCCAAGTACGCCCTTGAATCCTACATCTTCCGCAAAATGTTCCAAGGATTCGACCACGAGAGTTTCTACATGGACAATAACACCCTCTCCTCCCTCCTCAACCCTGCTCAGTTTCGCCGCGATTGCTTCAGCCAATACCACGACATGAAGTCCACGGACCCTTCTGAGCTCCTCGGAGTTTTACCAACGTGCCATTTTGGCAAATTCTGCTCCAACAAGTACCTTTCGGTTGTGCACCCCAAAATGGAGGAGTCACTGTTTGGTGATTTGGTGCAGCACAGTCTAGTCTCTGAGGGGAACCATCCAAGGACTCGGTTTTACAAAGAGTTTTTGGGGGTGGCAAAGGAAGTGTGGTTGCTTCATTTGCTAGCGTTCTCGTTTGATCCTCTGCCAAGTAAGTTTGAGGCAAGTGGTGGAGCTGAGTTTCACCCTCGTTACATGGAGACCGTGGTCAAATTTGCTGGCGGGAGGGTGCCACCTGGAACGGTTGTTGGTTTCTCAGTTAGTCCCGGGTTTAAGTTTCGAAATGGCTCTGTTGTAAAGGCTAGAGTTTATTTGATGGCCAGAAACTGA